The nucleotide sequence CTCCAGCTAATCTGGCGGCTAGAAGAGTAAGACCAGCATTAAATAAGGTATGTGCATGTACAGCTTGATATGGTCCTTGTTTCTTTATTATTTTATAAATATCCCTTACAAACTTTATAACACCTGTATACTTAGGAGGATGAACATAGAAAATTCTTCCTCCTAACTCTTGTATTTCTCTATCATAGTGGCATTCCTTTTCAGTAAAAGACACAAAATCAAATTGCAGAGTATTTTTGTCAATCTTTCTATATAAATGCATTAACATAGTCTCTGCTCCGCCCATATTCATCCCGCCAATTATATGTAAAACCCTATATACCTTTTCCTTCCCATTATCCATTGGCATTTCCCTCAACCTTTCTGCTAGAGGTTCTAAGCCTAAGCTGTTTTCCCGTGTTAGCAATTATATATTTATAGAGAATGATTCCAGGTAAAACTGCCAAGATCGTTAGCAACTTCCTTGGAGATTCTTTTAAAAAATACTTATTTTTTAAGATTAAGCTGGAAGATACATAATGGATGGCCTGTCTATATTTATAGCCTAATCCTCCTAGCGGCATTTTCATCGCTTCCTTACGCCAGAATGTAAAACCCTTAGGATTGTTTATATATTGCCTAAACATATTCTTTGAAGAACCGTCATTCAAATATTCCACACAGCAAACTACTTCATTCATAAGAAGCATTTCATAATCTAGGTCAATCATGCAATACTTATAAGCCAAGCTAACATACTTCTCACCTTCAAATATTGGATAAGGAAACTGTTTCGTAAGATCTGATCTATAAATAAACTTTTTATCCCCCTTGGCACCATATTTATAGTACAAGTCAAAGGTCTTGCATTTCTTTACACCCTTTGGTAAGTGGGTACCTATTACTTGTCCATCAGTGTAGCAGTCTAGTGCGATAATTCCACTAACTTCTGAACTACCATTTCTACGCCAAAACTCAGCTATCTTTTCCACTGCATCCTTAGGCATATAGTCATCAGAGTCAATACAGACATTTAGTTCTGTATCAATAAGCTCATAAGCTGTATTGTGGGCACCATGCATTCCCTGATTCTGTTGATAGTAATACCTTATATTAACTTCTCCCCCGGCTATCCATTTTTCTACCAGATTCTTTGTTTCATCTGTTGACCCGTCATCAATAATCAGCCATGTAAACTCTTTACAGGTTTGCTTTTTCAAGCTTTCATAGCACCGTCCAAGTATGTATGCCCGATTATAGGTGGGAGTAAATACAGTGAGTAAAGGCTTCATATTATCTCACCTCCCCATGGCTGCTTCTGCATACCTATTATGCTGATCACTGTAGAATCGCTGCATTTTTTTGGCTATTATATTTATATCAAAGCCTCGTTTTCTAACTGCCATCCTTGTATCCTCATGCTTAGATTCTAAATTGGCAATCTCTTTTGCCCAATAGTGTTTGTCTTTATCCAATCCTATAAAATGCAGTCTGTTTTTTCCTACTTCTGACTCTCTAGTGATGCAATCAGAAACTATACACTTTAAACCGGCTGTTTGGGCCTCTACCAAAGCTACCGGCAGCCCTTCGAAAAGTGAAGGAAAGAAAAACACATCAAAAGCCTGCATTAATTGTGGAATATCCTTTCTGACTCCTAAGAATTTTACTGAATCTTCTAACCCCAAAACTCTTACTTTCCTCTCAATACTTTCTTTCAATTTTCCTGTACCAATTAACAGCAATACCGCATCGGATCTTATCTTGGTTACTTCTTTGAATACATTAATTATAAAGGTATGGTTCTTTTGTTTCTCGAATCGGCCCACATGTCCTATGACAAATCTATCTTCTACGCCTAGTTCTTTTCTTAAACTTGCTCTTACTTCTGAACTAAATTTAAATTCTTCACAGTCCACTCCATTCTTTAAAACAGTAATCTTTTCACCCTTTTTAATAGCATGTCCAAACAACCACCTTCCAGCATCCTTTGAACATGCAAAGTAGTTAGTACAATTATCTTTTAAATAATGTCTTCCATAATATCTAAACGGAAGCTTATAGTCTAGTGGAAGACTGCCTAAATGACTGTGAGCTATTCTAACTGGTACTCCCGCTTTCTTTGCTGCTCTTAGAACAAAACCCGTATTTTCATTAATATGTGAATGGACTATTTTATATTCCGGATGCTTGAGAAAAAACTCATCTAACTCTTTAAAATATTTTCCATATCGCTGAGGCCTGATTGACGGCAAATAATATACTTTACCGCCCATAGCAGTTATTTCATCGTCATAGTCTCCTTTTTCCAAGCGATGGGTTAAAAAATCAAACTGAATCTTTTTACGGTCTATTTTTCTATATAGGTTCATAAGTAGGGTTTCTGCCCCACCGCGGTTCATAATTGTAACCACCTGAAGTATTCTTATAACACTCACCTTATATCCTCCTTTAGTTAAGGGCTAAATTTAATCATAAACTTTATAGCCCTCAACATTATTAAATAGCAAATACCATTTCTCGCTTTTGCAAAGTAATAAAATAGCTTCCAGTGTATGTCCAGACTTGTAGTATCGAATTGTTGAAAAGCCTTTACTATGTCTTCATTTGAAAGTAGCTCATTAACCTGCCTTAACTTGGTAAATATACCCATTCTATTCCCAGAAGATACTATGTTTAGCCCCATTCCCATTATTCCTAAACATATTCTATTATTTAAGGCTTCATAATACGTTTCTTGTGAAATGTTTGTATCAATTACTTTACGGATTTTTTCTATTAAATTCATCCTCTTTTCTAAAAGGTTAGGCCTGTATGCATTTGATACTGAACTTATTAGGACTTTTCTGTAGTGGTAAAAACTCTTGTTAATATATGCTATAGAATTGGCTTTAGAAAAGGTAGTTAGATTAAATAATAAATCCTCACAGCTGCCAATCTCTTTTAATGAACAGAACTCTATATTTTTTACAATTTCTGTTTTATAAATTTTGTTCCATACCACACTATGCATATCAAGATTTTCAGTGATATATGGTTCCCCCTTAATAGGTCCAACCATTTGCCGCATAAAGTATTTGCTTATTTCTTCTTTATACATGATTAATCCATCCTCAAGGCCCATGTTTTTTATCTTAGAATGATTTTCAAACTCCCTTATATATCCGCACATTACTATATCAATGTCCTGTTTTTTTGCAATCTTGAGCATTTCTTCATACATATCAGTATCTATCCAGTCATCTGAATCAACAAAGGTAACATACTCCCCTCGTATATGTTTCATGCCCTCATTTCTTGCCTCAGCCACACCTAGGTTTTCCATATGTATAACTTTCAGCCTTGTATCTTTTAAAGCATACATGTATAGTATTTTGCCGCTGTCATCTGTGGAACCATCATCTACTGCTACAACTTCTATATTTGATAAGGTCTGAACTAAAACACTTTCTATACATTGACACAGATACTTTTCTGCATTATGTACTGGTATTATTACAGTTAATAAAGGTTTCATTTATACCTCCTAACTAGTTGGCTTTTTATAGTAAGAGTAAAAATTATCTCAAATAGTGGAGTACACATCTTCAAGTTGTTTTAGTATACTATCTAAAGTAAACCTCTTTATTATAGACTTTGAACAACTTCCCATTGAGATTCTTGATTTCTCATCTTCATACAACTTGCTTATAGCTCTACATGTTTCTTTTATATCCCCTACTTTAACTATAAGTCCATTCATATTTGGAATTACTAGTTCCCTGCTTCCTCTGTTGTCCGTCACCAATAGGGGCTTTCCTAAACTCATAGCCTCCATAAGGCATCTGGGAAGTCCCTCTCTCTTAGAGAACAGACCAATGACATCAGACTGACTCATTATGCTGTATACATCTGTGCGATGTCCTACCATAAACACATTATGGTTTAATTTATACTTGTCAATTTTTTTCTTAATTGCCCTTTGCATATTTCCTTCCCCCACTAGCAGTACTTTTATATCTGCATGCCTATGAACCAATTTTCTCATAGCCTTTAACAACTGTATCTGATTTTTATTTTTATTAACTTCTGCAACTACGGTTATAACAAAATCCTTTTTACTTATTCCAACCTCTTCTCTGATATCACTCACAATCTGAACTTTTGTAATCTCCTCAATCCCCACACCGTTTATCTTGAAAATATTCTCTTCCTGAAACCCCAGTTTCTTAGCATTTTTAAAATCTTCTTCATTTATAACAATAATCCTATCAGTGTACTTAGCCATTAGCTTTTCAGCGTTATAATACATAATCCATTTATCAATACTTGCTCCTTTATAGAAATGAAACCCATGGCAGGTATATATTATTTTTGCCTCCGGGAACCTGCGTTTTAACAATCGTGTAAAAAAAGCCGCAACTGGAGTATGCACATGAATTACATCGTACTTTTCATTTTTATATAGTTCCTCTATCTGCCTTAATGCTCTAAAGTTTTTACTGCTAAAAGGTACCCTCTGATAAGATACTTCAAATATCCTAACATCTGAATTAAACAAACCAGAATTAATTGGTTTATCTATACTGCAAGCACAATCTACCTGATACCCCATATCAATAAGATGATTGATATGGGGTATCAAAAAGGCATTGATAGTTCTACTCACAGTAGTCACATATAAGACTTTTTTCACAAACTACACCACCTAAGTAACTTTCCTAGCACCAACCTCAACAACCTATCCCCTTCACAATCCGAGCCGGCACTCCAACTGCAGTACAACCTTCTGGTACATCCTTGATTACTACAGCCCCTGCCCCAATTATAGCTTCTCTTCCAAGCCTAATGTTTTGAATTACTGTAGATCCCGTTCCAAGGAAACAGCCTGTCCCAATATGTACATTGCCGGAGATATTTACATCCCACAATATTGAGCTGTAATCTTCTATCACCGCTTCATGTCCAATACCGCAGCCTGGGCTTAGTATTACATGATTTCCGATTTTCACATTGCTTGTCATAGTTACACCGGAATAAATTATCACGTCTTCTCCTATACTGCAGGTTCTGTGTATACTTATTGAAGGATGAACTATAGCTGCAAAGCTTATATTTGTCTTACTGAGTTTCTCCACGATCTTCTTCTTTACATTATAAGAGGCAATGGCACAGACAGCATACACATTGCTAAAACTCTCAATTTCATCTATACTGCCCAGAACCTTATATCCGTTTATTTCTGTGCCCTGGAGGCTCTTATTGTCATCAAGGAACCCAAGGAGCCTCCAAGTTGGCTTTACTTCATTTATCTGTTCAATGAGTAAGGCCGTTTCTTTTCCCACACCACCGGCACCTACTATTAATATGTCCTTCATTAATATCTCTCCCACTAATTTAGACCATTAAACTTCTCTGCGGTAACATTATTCACTTGGCTTATACCTGCCCTTTTAAACACCTTATAAATTGTTTTAAATAAGATTTTTATATCCAGCCACAAGGACCAGTGCTCCACATACCATACATCCAGCTCAAGCTTATTGGCCCAGCTTATGCTGTTTCGCCCGTTAATCTGCGCCCAGCCAGTTATTCCCGGCAACACCTCATGTCTCTTTCTCTGACGCTCATTATATATAGGAAGATACTCCACCAGCAGGGGCCTTGGTCCTACTAAGCTCATATCTCCCTTCAGCACATTAATTAGCTCAGGCAGCTCATCGAGGCTTGTGCTTCTTAATACTCTTCCGAAGCTAGTCAGGCGTTCTTCATCGGATAAGAGGTCACCCTTCTTATCTTTCTTGTCCAGCATTGTTCGGAACTTATACATTTTAAATATTTTGTTCCCTTTTCCAACCCTCTCTTGGACAAAAAGAATTGGTTTTCCTAAATTAAAGAAAACCATTGTGCCCACAATTATTAGTACAGGTAGTAAAATTATTATTCCAATTAAACTCAGTGCTATATCAAGACACCTTTTCATCCACATGGATTTTTTCACCTTCAAACCCTTTTAAAATAAACAGCTTATTAATGATATTGATCACCCTATATATATCCTCTTCTGTCATCTTTGTATCTGATGGCAGACATACTCCTCTGTTAAAAATATCCTCTGAAACGCTGTTCTCTAAACCATGGTGTGTGTAGAAGCTATAGCCTATAAACATTGGCTGTAGATGCATCGGTTTCCACACTGGTCTGGATTCTATATTATACTTTTCCAGTTCCAGTATTATGTCTATGGGTTTTACATTACTATCTTTATTTAATGTAATAACAGAAAGCCAATAGTTCGGTTGTCCATTATTAGATATGGGCATCATCTCAATGTCCTTTATTTTATTGAATTCCTTTTTATAGGTCTCATAAATATTTTTCTTTTCAGCAATTCTTTGCACCAGCACTCTCAGCTGTCCTCGCCCTATTCCGGCCAGTATATTACTTAGTCTATAGTTATAGCCCAATTCACTATGTTGATAGTGCCTTGCAGCATCCCTTGACTGAGTAGCCCAAAATTTTACCTTTTTAATTGCCTCTTCATTGTTGGAAACCAGCATGCCCCCGCCAGAGGTAGTTATTATCTTATTTCCGTTGAAGGAATAAATACCAAAATCTCCTATAGTTCCGCTTTTTATACCTTTATAATCTGCCCCCAGAGATTCAGCTGCATCTTCAATTATTGGCACCTTATACCTTTTGCAGATATCTGCTATGGGATCCATATCTGCACTCTGGCCATAGAGGTTTACTACTATTACCGCCTTGGGCAGTCTGCCTTCTCTTGAGTAGTCCTCCATAGCTCTCTCCAGAGCATTAGGTGACATATTCCAGGTTTCGGGCTCGGAGTCAATAAATACAGGCTCTGCCCCCTCGTATATTATTGGATTACAACTGGCGGCAAAGGTTAGCGAGGAACAAAATACTATATCCCCTCTCCCTATACCAAGAACCTTCAGAGCCATATGTATGGCAGCAGTACCGGATGACAAGGCCGCAGTGGCCTTAACCCCTACAGTTTCTGCCACTTCCCGTTCAAAGGCGTCTACATTAGGACCTAGAGGAGCAATCCAGTTTGTATCGAAGGCTTCCTTTATAAATTGTGCTTCCATTCCTCCCATATGAGGGGAAGCTAAATATAGTTTTTTATTGTTTGACATGGTTTACCTCCATAGAAGAATTTACTAATTCATATCTTCTGTTTTTAGTGTTGCTGCTAATTCTTCTGTTCTTTCAGAATGTTCAGGATATCTCCTATAGGTCGGTACCAATTCTTCAACCTTCCTAAACAAGTCTTCTCTGCTTCCTTGCTCAATGATAAACCTCAGTTCATCAAAACCCTTCTTTAAAACCTCCAGATTATTGAAGGTTGGCCTTCCTATAAATATCTTTTTATGTCTGGTTTCATTAAGTCCTTCCTCTGCCAAAAGTAACTCTTCGTATAGCTTTTCGCCCGGTCTTAGTCCGGTGACTTCTATTTTTATATCCTTATGTGGTTCAAAGCCTGATAATCTTATCAGATCACAGGCAAGATCGTATATTTTTACAGCCTTGCCCATATCCAGTACAAATATCTCCCCGCCCTCTGCATAGGCTCCGGCCTGAAGTACCAATTGAGCAGCCTCCGTAATAGTCATGAAATATCGGGTTATATATTTATTTGTTACCGTAACAGGTCCTCCCTGTGCAATCTGTCTTTTGAAAAGAGGTATTACCGAGCCGTTGCTGCCCAATACGTTGCCAAAGCGCACCGCTACAAATTCTGTAGCACTTTTGGTATCCATGGCCTGCACTATCATCTCGCAAATCCTTTTGGAGGCTCCCATTATATTAGTAGGATTTACCGCCTTGTCCGTAGAAATCAGTACAAATTTTTCTGCTCCATATTTGTCTGCACATTCAGCTACATTGAAAGTTCCAAATACATTATTTTTTATGGCCTCTGTGGGGTTATCCTCCATGAGGGGAACATGCTTGTGGGCAGCAGCATGGAATACAAGGTTAGGCTTGAATTCTGTAAAGATCTTTTCCAGCCTCTTTTTGTCTGTAACATTAGTTATGATGACCTTTATGTTAACACTCTTATTTTTGAAGATTATCTCATTGTATAAGTCGTAGGCATTGTTTTCGTAGGAATCTATTATCAGTAATTGCTTGGGATAAAACTTGATAATCTGTCTGCATAATTCTGAGCCAATGGAGCCTCCCCCTCCCGTTACCAATACTGTTTTCCCAATTATATATTCTTTTATTCCATCTGTATCCAGGGTTACAGGTTCCCTTCCCAGAAGATCTTCTACCTCTACCTCCCGGATATGATTCAGCGTAACTTTTTCATCAATAAGTTCATGGAGGCTGGGCAGCAGTTTTACCTTGCACCCTGTCTCCTTACATAACTCAATAAGCTTTCTTTTTCCTTCAACATCTAAGGAGGGTATTGTAATAATAATTTCCTCAACCTGTTTCTCCCTGGCTATTTTCTTAATATTTCTGGTGCTGTCCAGCACCTTAACTCCAGCTACTATTTTACCTATCTTCTGAAGGTTATCATCTATAAAGCCTACCGGAAGATATTTCATCTCCGGCCGCTTTTTCATTTCGTTAATTGTTATTACACCGGCAGAGCCCGCTCCTACTATTAAAACCTTTTTGAAGTCCTTCTTATTAAGATTTCCAAACTGTATTATTAGTCTCCTGTAAATTCTGAAGGACATTCTAAAGCCCACTATAAGTACTACATTGATCATGGCGTTCAATAGACTCATTTTAAACGGAAGCTTAAAACCTGCTACTAACTCGTAGAGCGTGACTAAGGTACTTGCTGCTATACAGCCCCCAATAGATAGTAAGAACTCATCTATGCCGGCGTAAATCCAAAGACTCTTATATAGCTTGAACAAATAAAAAACAGTAAGGTAAATAATGTTGATTACTACTATATTTTTTAAATATATTTCTATATATTCTGGTGGTATATCAGAAGAGAACCGGAAGTATAGAGTCAAAGCATAGGAGGCATTTATTAGAAATGTGTCTAATATCAATAGTGCAGCTATTCTACAATTACTCAATCTATCCATAAGTTCCCTCCCTTTTAATAGACACGTATTATTTATACTTTATTGATTTCCTATAAATTATATTTTTGATGTTTCTGTATTATGCCGTGATGGTCTAAAGAATGTTTTTAAGCCCTTTTGTTTAACTGTTCCGTAATAATAGTTGTATCTGCTATACACAGTGATATTCTTTACTTTATTAAGTGCCACACCGAGTATTCTGCCATTTACACTATCTATAAGTTTCTTAGATTTTGCGGCCTCTTCTTTTGGGGTCTCTCCCGCTGCCACTACAAAGATAGTACCATCTGCATATTGAGCTATTATTTGAGCATCGGAAACGAGCCCTACCGGTGGAGTATCAAATATAATTACATCAAAATAGCTTTTTAACACCTCTACAAAACCCTTCATTTTTACAGAAGTCAGTAATTCCGGCGGGTTTGAGGGTATAACTCCGGAGGTTAATATGTATAAATTCTCTATTTCACTTTTATGAATTATGTCCTTAAGCTTTGATCCTACTGCAAGAAAATTAGATAGTCCCAGTGAGTTGGATATATTAAAAATTTTATGTACCATGGGCTTTCTAAGATCGCAATCTATGAGAATGGTCTTCTTCCCGGCCTTAGCCATTACGGCTGCCAGCATAGCTGCGGTAGTACTTTTGCCTTCCCCAGGCCTTGAACTGGTAATTACCAGGCTCCGCACAATACCACTGGCTGAAGCAAACTCTATATTGGTTCTGAGACTTCTATAGGCTTCCACAACACCGTAATTTAAATTTTTCAAATACTTCTCTGTAATTATGCCTAGATTCTTTTTGTCATTAGGTATCTGGGTATATACAGTTGTTTCTAAAAACTCCTCTACATCTTCCTCTGTTTTTATGGTGTTATCAAAAAAATCTATGCCAAATATTATAAGAATGGAAAGTACAAAGCCTCCTGCCAGTCCCATCATGATATACTTCTTTCTTTCCGGCATTATCATATAAGGATCCTTTATATTTTCTATAATGTTGATGTTAACAGTAGGATAGATTTTTTTAGCTTCTTCTATAAAGG is from Clostridium thermarum and encodes:
- a CDS encoding polysaccharide biosynthesis tyrosine autokinase produces the protein MKNSNTPEIELIEIIKIIKKRFYVFIIILIPIMLLVNYYYDSRITPSYITRIGLIIGNPIGEDYEYDIYAVRSYENLMDTYSALAKTSIVAENAAKRLNNAIHPNVIQASIVAQPQKGTQFMYINLTWDNPQQIKGILTAISDAFIEEAKKIYPTVNINIIENIKDPYMIMPERKKYIMMGLAGGFVLSILIIFGIDFFDNTIKTEEDVEEFLETTVYTQIPNDKKNLGIITEKYLKNLNYGVVEAYRSLRTNIEFASASGIVRSLVITSSRPGEGKSTTAAMLAAVMAKAGKKTILIDCDLRKPMVHKIFNISNSLGLSNFLAVGSKLKDIIHKSEIENLYILTSGVIPSNPPELLTSVKMKGFVEVLKSYFDVIIFDTPPVGLVSDAQIIAQYADGTIFVVAAGETPKEEAAKSKKLIDSVNGRILGVALNKVKNITVYSRYNYYYGTVKQKGLKTFFRPSRHNTETSKI
- a CDS encoding glycosyltransferase family 4 protein — protein: MKKVLYVTTVSRTINAFLIPHINHLIDMGYQVDCACSIDKPINSGLFNSDVRIFEVSYQRVPFSSKNFRALRQIEELYKNEKYDVIHVHTPVAAFFTRLLKRRFPEAKIIYTCHGFHFYKGASIDKWIMYYNAEKLMAKYTDRIIVINEEDFKNAKKLGFQEENIFKINGVGIEEITKVQIVSDIREEVGISKKDFVITVVAEVNKNKNQIQLLKAMRKLVHRHADIKVLLVGEGNMQRAIKKKIDKYKLNHNVFMVGHRTDVYSIMSQSDVIGLFSKREGLPRCLMEAMSLGKPLLVTDNRGSRELVIPNMNGLIVKVGDIKETCRAISKLYEDEKSRISMGSCSKSIIKRFTLDSILKQLEDVYSTI
- a CDS encoding glycosyltransferase family 1 protein is translated as MSVIRILQVVTIMNRGGAETLLMNLYRKIDRKKIQFDFLTHRLEKGDYDDEITAMGGKVYYLPSIRPQRYGKYFKELDEFFLKHPEYKIVHSHINENTGFVLRAAKKAGVPVRIAHSHLGSLPLDYKLPFRYYGRHYLKDNCTNYFACSKDAGRWLFGHAIKKGEKITVLKNGVDCEEFKFSSEVRASLRKELGVEDRFVIGHVGRFEKQKNHTFIINVFKEVTKIRSDAVLLLIGTGKLKESIERKVRVLGLEDSVKFLGVRKDIPQLMQAFDVFFFPSLFEGLPVALVEAQTAGLKCIVSDCITRESEVGKNRLHFIGLDKDKHYWAKEIANLESKHEDTRMAVRKRGFDINIIAKKMQRFYSDQHNRYAEAAMGR
- a CDS encoding DegT/DnrJ/EryC1/StrS family aminotransferase, translating into MSNNKKLYLASPHMGGMEAQFIKEAFDTNWIAPLGPNVDAFEREVAETVGVKATAALSSGTAAIHMALKVLGIGRGDIVFCSSLTFAASCNPIIYEGAEPVFIDSEPETWNMSPNALERAMEDYSREGRLPKAVIVVNLYGQSADMDPIADICKRYKVPIIEDAAESLGADYKGIKSGTIGDFGIYSFNGNKIITTSGGGMLVSNNEEAIKKVKFWATQSRDAARHYQHSELGYNYRLSNILAGIGRGQLRVLVQRIAEKKNIYETYKKEFNKIKDIEMMPISNNGQPNYWLSVITLNKDSNVKPIDIILELEKYNIESRPVWKPMHLQPMFIGYSFYTHHGLENSVSEDIFNRGVCLPSDTKMTEEDIYRVINIINKLFILKGFEGEKIHVDEKVS
- a CDS encoding sugar transferase; translation: MWMKRCLDIALSLIGIIILLPVLIIVGTMVFFNLGKPILFVQERVGKGNKIFKMYKFRTMLDKKDKKGDLLSDEERLTSFGRVLRSTSLDELPELINVLKGDMSLVGPRPLLVEYLPIYNERQRKRHEVLPGITGWAQINGRNSISWANKLELDVWYVEHWSLWLDIKILFKTIYKVFKRAGISQVNNVTAEKFNGLN
- a CDS encoding polysaccharide biosynthesis protein, encoding MDRLSNCRIAALLILDTFLINASYALTLYFRFSSDIPPEYIEIYLKNIVVINIIYLTVFYLFKLYKSLWIYAGIDEFLLSIGGCIAASTLVTLYELVAGFKLPFKMSLLNAMINVVLIVGFRMSFRIYRRLIIQFGNLNKKDFKKVLIVGAGSAGVITINEMKKRPEMKYLPVGFIDDNLQKIGKIVAGVKVLDSTRNIKKIAREKQVEEIIITIPSLDVEGKRKLIELCKETGCKVKLLPSLHELIDEKVTLNHIREVEVEDLLGREPVTLDTDGIKEYIIGKTVLVTGGGGSIGSELCRQIIKFYPKQLLIIDSYENNAYDLYNEIIFKNKSVNIKVIITNVTDKKRLEKIFTEFKPNLVFHAAAHKHVPLMEDNPTEAIKNNVFGTFNVAECADKYGAEKFVLISTDKAVNPTNIMGASKRICEMIVQAMDTKSATEFVAVRFGNVLGSNGSVIPLFKRQIAQGGPVTVTNKYITRYFMTITEAAQLVLQAGAYAEGGEIFVLDMGKAVKIYDLACDLIRLSGFEPHKDIKIEVTGLRPGEKLYEELLLAEEGLNETRHKKIFIGRPTFNNLEVLKKGFDELRFIIEQGSREDLFRKVEELVPTYRRYPEHSERTEELAATLKTEDMN
- a CDS encoding acetyltransferase, whose protein sequence is MKDILIVGAGGVGKETALLIEQINEVKPTWRLLGFLDDNKSLQGTEINGYKVLGSIDEIESFSNVYAVCAIASYNVKKKIVEKLSKTNISFAAIVHPSISIHRTCSIGEDVIIYSGVTMTSNVKIGNHVILSPGCGIGHEAVIEDYSSILWDVNISGNVHIGTGCFLGTGSTVIQNIRLGREAIIGAGAVVIKDVPEGCTAVGVPARIVKGIGC
- a CDS encoding glycosyltransferase family 2 protein; amino-acid sequence: MKPLLTVFTPTYNRAYILGRCYESLKKQTCKEFTWLIIDDGSTDETKNLVEKWIAGGEVNIRYYYQQNQGMHGAHNTAYELIDTELNVCIDSDDYMPKDAVEKIAEFWRRNGSSEVSGIIALDCYTDGQVIGTHLPKGVKKCKTFDLYYKYGAKGDKKFIYRSDLTKQFPYPIFEGEKYVSLAYKYCMIDLDYEMLLMNEVVCCVEYLNDGSSKNMFRQYINNPKGFTFWRKEAMKMPLGGLGYKYRQAIHYVSSSLILKNKYFLKESPRKLLTILAVLPGIILYKYIIANTGKQLRLRTSSRKVEGNANG
- a CDS encoding glycosyltransferase, whose protein sequence is MKPLLTVIIPVHNAEKYLCQCIESVLVQTLSNIEVVAVDDGSTDDSGKILYMYALKDTRLKVIHMENLGVAEARNEGMKHIRGEYVTFVDSDDWIDTDMYEEMLKIAKKQDIDIVMCGYIREFENHSKIKNMGLEDGLIMYKEEISKYFMRQMVGPIKGEPYITENLDMHSVVWNKIYKTEIVKNIEFCSLKEIGSCEDLLFNLTTFSKANSIAYINKSFYHYRKVLISSVSNAYRPNLLEKRMNLIEKIRKVIDTNISQETYYEALNNRICLGIMGMGLNIVSSGNRMGIFTKLRQVNELLSNEDIVKAFQQFDTTSLDIHWKLFYYFAKARNGICYLIMLRAIKFMIKFSP